The Ovis canadensis isolate MfBH-ARS-UI-01 breed Bighorn chromosome 24, ARS-UI_OviCan_v2, whole genome shotgun sequence DNA window gggcgggggcggggccgccaCTGTATGCCCGGGTCCACCGGTGGCGAGCGCAGACGGCAGCGGCTGCCAGAGGAACACCATGGCTCACTGCCCGCTACGCCCGCTGCTGCGGCTCCTCGTGCTGGGGCTCGGGCTGGCGCTGCTGCGCGCCGCGGCCGGGGAGCGAGTGCCAGGTATGCCGGTCCCCGGCCGGGCGGGAGAGCGTGGGAGCGGGGGGAGTCCCCGGGCCGGGATCGGGGAGCCGGCACCAGGAGCCTAGAGGCGGGGCAGAACCGGGGGACCAGGCGGACACGGGGATCCGGGGTCAGACAGTCCCCAGACACGGCCTCCCCTGATCAGGAGAGGTCCCATTCCTCTCCCAGCTTCTTCCGTAgtccgggcctcagtttcccgcCTGTCCGACGTGGGGGGCGGGGTGTTTCGGTCCTGAGAGTCTGGACTAGGAAGTGGAGAGAGAAAGTTTGAGGGAGGGATGTCTCGTCTGGTAAGGCGGCACGCCCCCAACCTGATCAATACCGGGTCTGCGCACCCCGCCTTAACAAAAGAGTGGGGGGCTGTTGAGGGGCACGGAGGTCTGTGCCCCCTATACCATGTGGGGTGCCCCCTTCTATCCGGTGACTTCAGTGCCCAGCTATGCGGGGGGAGGGACCGGGGTCGGGCCCGGTGCCCGGGAATGAGTCACCCGCCTGCAGCGGGGTGGGGGGGCCGGTTATGGGGACCTGACTACCCCCCCGCAAGCGTCCCGCACTATGCCCCCCGCTCCCCCGCGCTGCCGTGTCCTGGTCGGGCCGTGCGGTCACCTGTGAGGAATGCGGAGGGCGCCGGTGACTCACGTTATTCGAGCCGGGCCGACCCTGACCTCAGCCCTCAAAATagccgcgccccgcccccagcctctgACCCGCGGCCCCCTCCCCAGGCACCACCCCCTGCTCTCGCGGCACCTCCTGGAGCGCGGACCTAGACAAGTGCATGGACTGCGCCTCGTGCCGGGCGAGACCACACAGCGACTTCTGCCTGGGCTGTgagtgggggcggggccggggcgagCGGACCCCAGGCTAGGGGAGAGGCTtgcggggtggaggggggagcAGGGGACTTGAGATCTGGGAAGTTAATCGGGGTTGGGGGGAGGCTGGAGTGAGGAAGGGGCTCTCACCAGGGTAGGGACCTGGGGAAAGGAAGCCTGGAAGGTCCGATCTAGGGGGCGGGGCTGGCCTGAGAGGGGCGAGGTCTGACTTGAAGTCTGGCCCCCAGGCACTGCGGCCCCTCCAGCCCCCTTCAGGTTGCTGTGGCCCATCCTGGGGGGCGCCCTGGGCCTGGCCCTCTTGCTGGGGCTGCTTTCTGGCTTCCTGGTCTGGAGACGGTGCCGCAGGAGAGAGAAGTTTACCAGTAAGTGTGTCCTCACCCGCCCAATGGCCCCCCATCATTCCTCAACATCTCCCCCACTCCTGACACCCCTCTTCTTATCTTGCAGCCCCCATCGAGGAGACCGGTGGGGAGAGCTGTCCTGGCGTGGCCCTGATCCAGTGACGGGGCGCGCCCCCTGCCAGCAGGAGGCTGTGCCCgctcatcattcattcattctggagCCAGCTCCAGCCTCCCAGACACAGCCAGAGCCAGTCTGCTCCAACCACAGGGGTGTGGAGGGATGGGGAACAGTGAATCACCTTTCTACGGTCTGGGCCCAAGCTTCCGAAGGACCTTCCAAGGTGTCTGACCGCCCTGTCTCTGGCTCCAGAATAGAAAAGGAGACCCTGGCTGGCTCATGCCAGACAGCTGACGCTAAGGAACCGCAGCATTTGCACAagggtccccacccccacccctaccatGGCCTGGGGGCCAGGCTGACCTGAGGGACCGACACAACACCAGGCCCCACCCACTCAGATGTACTGAAATTCCACTACTTGGGATCTCAGCCTGGGGGGGTTAGGGACCTGTTCCTAACACTAGAGGGCTGGCCCTCTAATGGGGCTGGCCCTAAGACACTGCCCCCTCGAACCCCCTAACACAGGGGGAGATATTTATTTGGGGAGAAAATGTGGAGGGGGAGagaatttattaataaaagaatcTTTAACTTTAAATGGTTTGGAGAATGCCATGATCCCAGCCTGACTTCCCAGAGCTGGAGGGGAGGAGTGAGTCACCGCGGGGGTGGGGGCGAGGCTCTGACTCACCCATTCTCAATGCCTGAGCCCAGCCTGCCAGGACCTGGCCGGCTGCGACCGTTTTCCAGGGAAGTGCTTGAGGAGAAATCCGGCATCCAgcacccctccctgccctcccttccCCAAAGAGGCTGGGTTCCAGATGAAGCTTTCATTCACTCAGCAATCTTTATTCAGTTCTCGGCGGGGAGGGGATGGCCTCCTTTCCCATGTTCCTGCCCCTTTCACCTCAGGGCTCTGTGTCCTCTGTTGAGGGTAGGTCCTGGTGCCCAGAGGCCTGGTCTGGAGGAAAAGCAGGGCAGCTGGTCCCTTCGTGTGAGTGCTGCTCTCCCTTGTtcaggggaagaaggaagggggggggggggcaggggcacTCCTCCACAGATCTCAGAGCTCCATCATGTCCCCAGCTGGGGATGCAGGGTAGTGGGGGGTGGGAGTGTCCCCCAGCCTCAGCAGCCGGAGAGCCTCAGGGATCAGATTCCCAGGGTAGCGCCAGAGAAGCAGCTCAGAGCAAGGgcttctggaagaggaaataacaGGACACAGGGGCAGAGGCTGGCCTGGCAGAGCCACGCCCCACCTGGTCCAGGTCCCCAGGGGCTCCTGGACTGCTGGCACCTTCCAAGGAGCCAAGTAGGGAAACAACAGAGGTTGGCGAGAAGCTAAAAATAGCAGAGTGAGGCAGAGCCTGGAAATGGGCTCCCAGGACTGGGTATGATCCCCTGGAAGGCCCAGCCGGAGGACTGTGGATGGTGCCTACCTGAgtgggggcagagctggggggAATGCCCTGGGGGGGCTGCAGTAAGGGTGGTCATTGTGCAGGCTGAGTTGAGAGAAGTGGGTGGCCATGTTCTCTTCGGACAGGAACTGCTTGCGCAGGGGCTCCCTGGAGAGAGACGGGGGCGCAGGCAGGCTGGGATTCAGAGGAGAGGTAGCCTGATGGGGACCTGAGGTGACGGAGGACTTGGCGGgagtccctccctgcccccaaactCACTGCTCCTCCTCCAGGCGCCGCTTGGTGCTCATGGGCACAGCTCCTCGGAGAGGGGAGCTGGGAAGAAAAGAGAGCTAGGAGCACCCCACCCTCTTGGCGCCATCCCCAGGATCTGCCCGCCTGAGCCTGCAGCGTCAGCCAGCAGCCCCCCGGCCCATGCCTGTCGCTGACGTCTAAGTCACCCTCTCTCCCAGACCATCCACGAGCCTGCCTCGGAGGTCTCCAACCTTGTCTCAGCTTATGCCCAAGCTCTGCCGATAAGCCCCACCGCGTCTCATCCTGCAGACCTGCTCGAGGCCCCAGCCAAAGCTCCTGGGACCCTAGGCCGGGCCCAGCCagggtcccacacacacacacctcgcGTCCAGGCCTCCAGAAGCCCCCGAGGCGGCCCGCGGGTCGCGCTGGGCCCGACCCTGGGGGCCTCGCTCCAGGGGTTGCTGCAGGATCATTGGGGTTCGGGGTCCTGCGGGCAGAGGGGTGGGATCCAGGCAGCAGGGGCGGAGCCTTTGAGGGCGTGACCCAGTGCGTGGGGCGTGGCTTTAGGCGCGTGCGCTGCCAGGTTCCGCGCAGGCGCGGAAGAAGAACCTCACGCGGCTAGAAGGCGGGTCCGCTcagcggggtgggggaggggacccGGCGTAGCGGGGTCGCGGTGGGCGCCACTTGGTGTTGGGGTGTCTTCTCGGTGGTCACCTCTGCTCCTGGAACTCGGGTTACGCGGTGGCCGTCTTCACGCTGGGCCGGCCAACGGTATAGGGTAGGTGAGGAACCGCGAAAGGGAGGCGCCCACTGGCACTTCCGGACTCGTGAGGCTGCGTTGCGCGCGGAGCACTCCGGGACTTTTAGTTTCGAGATGGAGCGAGCGGCGCAGCAAGCGGTGCCTCTGGGTCAGGTGAGGGTGGGGCGATGCGCAGTGCCTTCTGGGATTTGTAGTCCACGTCTGGCTCCGAAGGGGCGCGGCGGGGAGTCGTGCCCTGAGCACTGTTTTGCGTGGGCTTTTGGTGGGATCGGATTCTGACCCAGGGGAGGGAGGAAAACCCAGAAATACCTCAGGGGCCTAACGTGAAAGTCATAGGATGCGGATCAGGGGTCAGTACGTTTTTCTGTATTGGAGTAAGAGTTTTTTAAGCCGTTTCTGAGCGAAGACAGAAACTGCGACGCTATGTACAGTAGCTCATCCAATCATGACAAAATCTCCCATGAGCTCCATTAGACAGTTAAGGAAACCGGGAGGAGAGGCTGAGTCTTTGCTCAGATTTCCACTGGGCATCATGCCTCAATTCTCCTCTTCCTCACCTCCCTGGAGCCGCCCCTGGGACTTAAATGGGCAAGGCCCACTTGGTGGGCTGTCTCAAAGGAGAACTGGGTGATGGGAGGCCCGACTGCTGCAGGGGAAGCAGGAAGAAGTGTGTGGGTCAGAGGTCCCGGATGCCCGAGCCTGCCTTTATCCATCCTCTCTCCACAGATGGAAGTGTTTCAGGCTCTGCAGCGGCTGCACATGACCATATTCTCCCAGAGCGTCTCACCCTGTGGGAAGTTCCTGGCTGCTGGCAACAATTATGGACAGATAGCTATCTTTAGGTACCCTTGCCCCTGCTCCCCACTGTCCATGACCTCTGGCACTTGGCCCTCTGGGGGGCTAATGCCCCCTTCTTCTGACACTCAGgcccctctcccctttcccttcaGCTTGTCTGCTGCTTTGAGCTCCGAGGCCAAAGAGGAAAGTAAGAAGCCCATGGTGACCTTCCATGGTGGGTGCAGACATTGAGTCTGGCTTGGGGGACCCCAGGGTGGATGACAGGAGCAGGACGAGGTCACTCAGGTTCTGTGCTTCCATTTAGCCCATGATGGGCCCGTCTACAGCATGGTCTCCACTGATCGACATCTGCTGAGTGCTGGTGATGGGGAGGTGAAGGCCTGGCTTTGGGCGGAGATCCTTAAGAAGGTGAGTGTGGAGCTGGGGGAAGGGTGAGGTACCCAGACACAGAGAGCCTTTGAGGCCAcccagtgcatggggtcacagagtcgaacacaattcAGCGATTGTACAACAAGCATTTCTCTCCACGAAGGGCTGTAAGGAGCTGTGGCGTCGTCAGCCCCCATACAGGTGAGCCAGGCCCTGTGAGCAGAGGGCACCTGGGGGTGAAGGTGCCACCTCACCAGAGTTGACTCTGCTTTCCTTTCCCCAGGACCAGCCTGGAAGTACCTGAGATCAATGCTCTGCTTCTCGTGCCCAAGGTTCGAGCCCTTCGTAAATTCAGGGCTCTTCCCTGTCCTGTTTTTGGCCCAGATTTTGATCCTTCCCCTCTCCGTGGCCTGACTTGACCCTGACTTCTGACTCCATCCCACCTTCCTCTGCAGGAGAATTTGCTCATCCTGGCGGGGGGAGACTGTCAGCTGCATGCAATG harbors:
- the TNFRSF12A gene encoding tumor necrosis factor receptor superfamily member 12A; its protein translation is MAHCPLRPLLRLLVLGLGLALLRAAAGERVPGTTPCSRGTSWSADLDKCMDCASCRARPHSDFCLGCTAAPPAPFRLLWPILGGALGLALLLGLLSGFLVWRRCRRREKFTTPIEETGGESCPGVALIQ
- the HCFC1R1 gene encoding host cell factor C1 regulator 1 isoform X2, which gives rise to MILQQPLERGPQGRAQRDPRAASGASGGLDASSPLRGAVPMSTKRRLEEEQEPLRKQFLSEENMATHFSQLSLHNDHPYCSPPRAFPPALPPLRSPCSELLLWRYPGNLIPEALRLLRLGDTPTPHYPASPAGDMMEL
- the HCFC1R1 gene encoding host cell factor C1 regulator 1 isoform X1, whose protein sequence is MILQQPLERGPQGRAQRDPRAASGASGGLDASSPLRGAVPMSTKRRLEEEHLPAPPSLSREPLRKQFLSEENMATHFSQLSLHNDHPYCSPPRAFPPALPPLRSPCSELLLWRYPGNLIPEALRLLRLGDTPTPHYPASPAGDMMEL
- the HCFC1R1 gene encoding host cell factor C1 regulator 1 isoform X5, which encodes MSTKRRLEEEQEPLRKQFLSEENMATHFSQLSLHNDHPYCSPPRAFPPALPPLRSPCSELLLWRYPGNLIPEALRLLRLGDTPTPHYPASPAGDMMEL
- the HCFC1R1 gene encoding host cell factor C1 regulator 1 isoform X3, producing the protein MILQQPLERGPQGRAQRDPRAASGASGGLDAREPLRKQFLSEENMATHFSQLSLHNDHPYCSPPRAFPPALPPLRSPCSELLLWRYPGNLIPEALRLLRLGDTPTPHYPASPAGDMMEL
- the HCFC1R1 gene encoding host cell factor C1 regulator 1 isoform X6 — protein: MILQQPLERGPQGRAQRDPRAASGASGGLDARCPHQATSPLNPSLPAPPSLSREPLRKQFLSEENMATHFSQLSLHNDHPYCSPPRAFPPALPPLRSPCSELLLWRYPGNLIPEALRLLRLGDTPTPHYPASPAGDMMEL
- the HCFC1R1 gene encoding host cell factor C1 regulator 1 isoform X4 is translated as MSTKRRLEEEHLPAPPSLSREPLRKQFLSEENMATHFSQLSLHNDHPYCSPPRAFPPALPPLRSPCSELLLWRYPGNLIPEALRLLRLGDTPTPHYPASPAGDMMEL